The Molothrus aeneus isolate 106 chromosome 30, BPBGC_Maene_1.0, whole genome shotgun sequence genome contains a region encoding:
- the DAZAP2 gene encoding DAZ-associated protein 2, translating into MALPPPIVTPPPLGPSLISSPNVSRGPFKSAWPRPERDDVTTLPSCPASCPVPHPPPRAAPASSSSSSSSSRAVPAGAAAAMNGKGPFPAQPLFPAPAPPGYPQALPLLQPPPYPEPAYPELYRLSFVPLGAAGVPPVSPACPGASLYLPLAPPLPLPGLGSPVAFLPLGQVYPAGSPVLLEGGLDSAARLGTGGTASIQPPPTGCPAGAAPVPVPPGAAVLLPPRKGGFPGGPGGGFGLW; encoded by the exons cccctcccatCGTGACCCCGCCCCCTTTGGGACCCTCCCTCATTTCGTCCCCCAACGTTTCCCGCGGTCCCTTTAAGAGCGCGTGGCCCCGCCCCGAGCGCGATGACGTCACGACGCTCCCTTCCTGTCCCGCTTCCTGCCCCGTCCCTCACCCTCCCCCACGGGCCgcccccgcctcctcctcctcctcctcctcctcgtcccgCGCCGTGCccgcgggagccgccgccgccatgaACGGCAAAG GGccgttcccagcccagcccctgttccCAGCCCCGGCACCCCCCGGGTacccccaggctctgcccctgctgcagccgCCCCCCTACCCTGAGCCTGCGTACCCCGAG CTCTACCGTCTCAGCTTCGTCCCCCTGGGCGCTGCTGgggtcccccccgtgtccccagcgtGCCCAGGTGCGTCCCTGTACCTGCCCCTGGCCCCGCCCCTGCCCCTGCCGGGCCTGGGCTCCCCCGTGGCCTttctgcccctgggccaggtgtACCCAGCAGGATCCCccgtgctgctggaggggggcTTGGACAgcgctgccaggctgggcacaggtggcactgccagcatccag CCGCCGCCCACCGGGTGCCCCGCGGGCGCCGCCCCGGTGCCGGTCCCGCCCGGAGCCGCCGTTCTGCTGCCCCCGCGCAAGGGGGGCTTCCcgggggggcctggggggggcTTCGGCCTCTGGTGA